Part of the Verrucomicrobiota bacterium genome, TGGGCCGGTTCGAACAGGCGCAGGGCGGCACGCTATTTCTCGACGAGATCGGAGAGATCGACGCCACGATTCAAATCAAGCTACTCCGCTTTCTGGGCGAGCGAACCTTCGAGCGCGTCGGCTCCAACAAGACCCTGACGGCAGACGTGCGCTTGATCACTGCCACGAACAAGAATCTGGAGGAACTGGTGAAGGCGGGAACTTTCCGCGAGGACTTGTTCTTCCGGTTGCGCGTGGTGGAAGTCTGGCTGCCGCCCTTGCGCGAACGCACCGGCGACATCCCGCTGCTGGCGCAAAGTTTCCTGCGCGAGTTCGCAAAGGAAAATGGCAAAACGGTGAACGATTTCACGTTGGAGGCGCTCGAAGCCATCATGCATTATCAATGGCCGGGCAATGTGCGCGAGCTCCGCACGGCCATCGAGCATGCGGTTGTGCTGAGTCGCGGCGAACGCATCGCCGCGCGTGATCTGCCGCCTTCGGTGCGCCATCAAGGCAGCGCACCGGTGGACTCCGACGCGCAACGTTTGTTCACGCAACGGGACTTGACGGTCAAGGAGGCGGAAAAGCAGTTGATCATCCGCGCGTTGAAAGAAGCGAACGGAAACCGCACGGCGGCGGCGGCCAAGATCGGCATGAGCCGGCGCACGTTGCATCGCAAGTTACACGCCTATCATCTGGAAGGATTCTAAACATGGCGGATGTACAGGAATGGATTCATAAACTGGAGCAGGGCACCGGCACCCGCTACCTGAAACACCTTGCGCTCTTCCTCACGCTGTTGACGCTGACCGCGAGTTACAATTGGCGGGCGTACAGAAACATGGCCACCGAAGAGGCGATGGATTCAGCGCAACTGGCGCGCAACCTGGCGGAGGGCAAAGGCTACACCACGCTGTTCATCCGCCCGTTAAGCATCTACCTGTTGCAAAAAGCGAGCGCCAAACCGGCAGCGGCCTTGACGCCGGGCACCGCGCAGCTCGACGGCCTGCACCCGGATCTCGCCAATCCGCCCGCCTATCCGCTCGTGCTGGCCGGTTTGATGAAAATTCTCCCGTTTCATTTTGAGATCAGCATGGGGAAATCTTTTTGGAACGAGAACCAAAAGTTCTGGTGGTATCAACCGGATTTCTTCATCAGCCTCTTCAATCAAGCTCTGTTCTTTCTCTGCATCCTGCTGGTTTTTTTTCTGGCCCGCCGGCTGTTCGACGCGACGGTGGCCTGGCTCTCGGCCACCGTGTTCCTGCTCACGGAAACTTTCTGGCGGTTCAGCGCATCCGGGCTTTCCACAATGTTGCTGTTGCTGATTTTTTTGGGTTTGGTTTGGTGTCTGGCGCTGCTGGAGCAGGGAGCGCGGGAGGGGACACGCAGCGAACGGGCTTTGGTGACGCTGGCCGCGCTGGCGGGTGCTTTGGTGGGTGTTGGCGCATTGACCCGTTACTCGTTCGGCTGGCTTATGATCCCGGTTTTTGTGTTTCTGTTGTCGTTCTTTGGCCAGCGCCGGGTGGTGCTGTGTCTAGCCGCCACGGGTGCCTTCCTGGTTTTCATGGCGCCGTGGGTGGTTCGTAATTACCAGGTCAGCGGCACATCCTTCGGCACCGCCGGTTATGCGGCGGTTGAAGCCACGTCAGCTTTTCCGGGAAATCGTCTGGAGCGCGCATTGAATCCGGATTTCAGACAGGTTGGCTTTTACGACTTCTGGTACAAGTTCCTGTCGAACACCCGGCAGATCATCCAGAGCGACATTCCGAAAATCGGGGGCAGTTGGGTGACGGCTTTCTTCCTGGTCGGTTTGCTGGTGGGATTCCTGAGCCCAACCATCAGCCGGTTGCGATACTTCTTGATGTTCTCCCTGGCTGTCCTCGTGGTGGTGCAGGCGTTAGGGCGGACGCATTTATCGGACGACTCACCGGAGATCAATTCCGAAAACCTGCTGGTCCTGCTGGCGCCGCTGGTGTTCATGTACGCGGTGAGCATGTTCTTGTTGTTGCTGGGGCGGATCAATTTTCCCGTGCCGCAGGCGCGTTATCTCGTGATCGGTCTGTTCCTGGCGGTGGCCGGAATGCCGCTGATCTTTGCCCTCTTGCCGCCCCGCGCGCATCCCATGGCTTATCCGCCGTATTTCCCTCCGGTGATTCAGAACTCCGCGCGCTGGATGAAGGAATCCGAATTGATGATGAGCGACATTCCGTGGGCGGTGGCGTGGTACGGCAAACGTCAGTGCATCTGGGTCACGTTGAATGCGCAGGAAGAATTCTTCGCCATCAACGACTATCAGAAACCCATCAAGGCGCTCTACCTCACACCCAAGTCGCTGGATGCCCGTTTTCTGACGGATTGGATGCGGGCCGATGAGCATAGCTGGGGACGTTTCATCATGGAATGCCTGTCGCCGCGCCATGAAGTGCCGCCCTCGTTCCCGCTGCGAAAAGCGCCCTTGGGTTTCCTGCCCGAACAAATGTTCCTGACCGATTCAGAGCGTTGGGTGGCGACACCACGCCAGGGGTCAGTCCCGCATATTCAACAGTAGGGGGGATTGACAAAGAGCGGCGCCGAGGCAAGCTCCACTTCATGGCTCGCAAACTTCGGGTGGAATATCCCGGCGCCATTTATCATGTCCTCAATCGTGGCGACCGCCGGGAACCCATCTTCCGGGACGACACCGACCGCCGGCTGTTTCTGGAGACCCTCGGCCAAACCTGCGCCAGGACCGGATGGCAAATCCACGCCTGGTGTCTGATGGGACATCATTTTCATTTGGTGCTGGAAACCCCGCAGGGCAACCTCGTGGCGGGCATGAAATGGTTTCTGGGCACATACACTTCGCGGTTCAATCGCCGCCACAAGC contains:
- a CDS encoding sigma-54-dependent Fis family transcriptional regulator, which produces MKPTLLIVDDEKPTRDGLRTALEDRFDVYVAEDASAAMNLLEQENFDVLLTDFRLPTEDGMKLIARAKSLSKPPVCILMTAYGSEELAVDAMKHGADDYIAKGRMQIDELEMRIARALRQQNLEVENVSLRQQLDTKFGLESIIGESPAMKEVFDMVQQVAPTRATVLLQGESGTGKELIAKAIHQLSPRARQPMVSVHCAALSPTLLESELFGHEKGAFTGAHERRMGRFEQAQGGTLFLDEIGEIDATIQIKLLRFLGERTFERVGSNKTLTADVRLITATNKNLEELVKAGTFREDLFFRLRVVEVWLPPLRERTGDIPLLAQSFLREFAKENGKTVNDFTLEALEAIMHYQWPGNVRELRTAIEHAVVLSRGERIAARDLPPSVRHQGSAPVDSDAQRLFTQRDLTVKEAEKQLIIRALKEANGNRTAAAAKIGMSRRTLHRKLHAYHLEGF
- a CDS encoding glycosyltransferase family 39 protein, whose amino-acid sequence is MADVQEWIHKLEQGTGTRYLKHLALFLTLLTLTASYNWRAYRNMATEEAMDSAQLARNLAEGKGYTTLFIRPLSIYLLQKASAKPAAALTPGTAQLDGLHPDLANPPAYPLVLAGLMKILPFHFEISMGKSFWNENQKFWWYQPDFFISLFNQALFFLCILLVFFLARRLFDATVAWLSATVFLLTETFWRFSASGLSTMLLLLIFLGLVWCLALLEQGAREGTRSERALVTLAALAGALVGVGALTRYSFGWLMIPVFVFLLSFFGQRRVVLCLAATGAFLVFMAPWVVRNYQVSGTSFGTAGYAAVEATSAFPGNRLERALNPDFRQVGFYDFWYKFLSNTRQIIQSDIPKIGGSWVTAFFLVGLLVGFLSPTISRLRYFLMFSLAVLVVVQALGRTHLSDDSPEINSENLLVLLAPLVFMYAVSMFLLLLGRINFPVPQARYLVIGLFLAVAGMPLIFALLPPRAHPMAYPPYFPPVIQNSARWMKESELMMSDIPWAVAWYGKRQCIWVTLNAQEEFFAINDYQKPIKALYLTPKSLDARFLTDWMRADEHSWGRFIMECLSPRHEVPPSFPLRKAPLGFLPEQMFLTDSERWVATPRQGSVPHIQQ